The sequence below is a genomic window from Lolium perenne isolate Kyuss_39 chromosome 7, Kyuss_2.0, whole genome shotgun sequence.
CTGGGTTTGGCCATTGAGGAAGGCAGACCAAACAAATTTGTAGTGGTACTATACTATTGGATTAGCAGTTAGCATTCATTTTTCAGTATAGCATACACTTGGGCACATCCTTTTTTTTTCCTGCCATTGGGATTCAAATTTACATGCATCATCTTTCCGTTTTAGCATACAACAAAAGCATCCGAGCAAAAGACGACCCGTGAAATGGGTCTGAACTTGTCATTAACTTGTCTCATGTCCCTCTGATCTGGAATATAACAACCACAACACAGCTGTTGTAAAAGTTTATACAGGGAGATTGACTAGAAGAATGGACTAAATGGTTTTGAAGACAACAATATTACAATGGAATTAATATAAGATGGCGAGTGCGCTAGGTTTTTTAGGGGATCAATGAAACCTGGCTGAATCATGTCCCTGTAATTCTAAATGAGCTGGTGATACATGACATAACTAACTCTTTTGATGATAATTGAAGTGCCTCTCTCCCTCAAAAACAAAGAGAGAGAAAACCAGAGGGCAGATCATTTTCATACATTGATCCATTGGGCTTCAAACTTGATTTAATACCTGGTCATTTTACTGCAAACACcgatatttcttcactaatgctGATAAATCAGTTGAAGAGAGTACAATGTACATAAGATGCGACTGTATTGCTTGAAGAGATAAATATCCGAGGAACTATGCAAAATATAGGTGTATTAGCAAGCCATGTATATTTCCTTCCATCCTGAATCTAAATGTATGCAAAGTGACATACAAATGTATAGCAACGcacacgtgcaaagcacgtgccttCTACTAGTTATTATTAATACATTAGCCAGTAATAAGATGGTATTCTCTCTGTTCCATATAAGTTGTTGCTGATTTAGTATCTCCGTTAGGGATTATAATGCCAGCGTCGATATTTAGATCATCAATTTGATTAACATAATATAAATTTTACGGCACATGAATTATATCATTAAAAAGTAGacaatttgaatttttttaatcAAATATATTTTATAATATTATCGTGTATTATGTTCGTTGAGTATACAACCTAAATATACGTGCCAGCTTTATAATCCCTAACACAGAGGTAGTAATGTACTACTCAACGACACTAGTAGCAAGTCAGTAAGTCACGGTGTAACAGTTCTCTAACTTACTTCTGCAGCCGTCATCAGGCTGGTGCCATTGCAGGCGATAGGCGGGGCGGTACCGCCCGGCGCGGGGCGGGAGGCGGGCGAGACGAGAGGGAGGGGCGCCGGCGGGGGCGCCCGGCGCTATCGCCCGctcccgcccgccgccgccgcgttggCGGCGAGAGCGAGGCGGGAGAGGGGCGAGAGGCGGGGCGGCGCGATGGCGGGGTGGGGCGAGAGGGTGGCGGGCGAGAGTGGGGCGGGAGGCGGGCGTTAtgcgggcgagaggcgggcgagagCGGGCGAGAGTGGGGCGGGAGTGgctaacggctagctgacgtggcgcgatgcgattcgtccacgtcagctagccgttgctggttcaaaaaaccctataaatacccccatatgTTTTCAGTCATTCCACACCTCCACTCTCCATTTCCACTCCACTCAACGCCATGTCTTCGTCCAGCAGCAGTTCGAGCGACGGAGTGGAGGGTGATTTCATCGCTGCATTCCAGGAGGAGTATGAGGAGGAGATGCTCaacgaggaggtggtgccaagaTGTCGGCGCCGCCGAGAGTTCATCAGGCGTGATCGTCTGGGTGCCCACGATCGGCTCTTcgaggactacttcgccgacgattgCAACTATCCTCCGAGCTACTTTCGGCGAAGGTATCGGATGAGACGATCCCTCTTCCTGACCATTGTGGCTAGATTGGGTGAATACTCTCCGTATTTCACCCAAAGAAATGATGCTCTCAACCGTGCTGGTTTCTCTCCCCTGCAAAAGTGTACTGCGGCTTTGCGTCTGTTAGCTTATGGAGCCGCTGCAGATACAATAGATGAGTGGCTTaagttagctagacaaacttcatcAGATTGTCTAGATAGATTCTGTGAAGGCATCACTGAGTGTTACGGGGAGACGTTTTACCGTCGCCCAACTGTGGAGGATACTCAGCGGCTGTTAGCGAAAGCCGAGGAGCGTGGCTTTCCGGGCATGTTagggagcatcgattgcatgcattggcagtGGAGGAACTGCCCAGTGGCTCATGCTGGCCAATTCACAAGGGGAGACATCAAACACCCTACCATAATCTTAGAAGCCGTTGCGTCGTATGATCGTTGGATTTGGTATGCCTTTTTTTGAGTGGCCGGGTCCAACAACGACCTCAATGTACACGAGTACCACTATGGTTACTACCTTGCCGACGGCATCTACCCCTCCTGGCCGGTGTTCATGAAAGGTGTTACTCTTCCACAAAATGAAAAGCAGCGAGTGTTCACTTCTGCTCAATCAGCGCATCGCAAAGATGTCGAGTGTGCCTTTGGAGTGTTGAAGGCTAGGTTCAACATTCTAGCAGTTCCGGGACGCTCCTACTCGAGGCGTACTCTTGGATtgatcatgcgtgcatgtgtcattctgcacaacatgatcatcgacgatGAGCGTGGACAAAATTTGGACAACATCTATGAGACAGTTGCTTCAAATGTCGGCCCTGCAATACACCACCATGCACCACCAAGCCTAGCAGCCAGGATTCAGATGGACACCGAAATGAGGGAGTCACCGATGTATACACAGCTCCAGCATGATTTGATGGAGCATGTGTGGGCTAATTCCtagattatgtaattttttcagatttttatgtaatcttttcagatttttatgtaattttttttattatgtaatcggtaacaattttagttcaataaaataatttccttgcattatttatattgttgtaatgtgaaaaagaaatgctgatgttgaagagagagaaaagctgacgtggaggagagagaactaaagctggcactatagcctgtgcattggcaccgtggggtgagagtgaggaaaaaagctgacgtggcgggtgagagtgaggctatgcattggcaccagcctcagAAGTGAAGTGAAGGACACTTACTTCTGCAGCCGTCATCAGAAGTGAAGTGAAGGACGCAGATCACTCGAAACACTGTACATGCAGGCGACTAGATGACTACGGTGTTAAGAACTTAAGATAGGATCTCTGTGAGATTTTATTTTTAGTGTATTTTGTCCTTTTATTAAAATTTTGTGTTAAAAATTACACTAGAAACTGTAAGTGGGACTTAGGTGGGATCCCACTTAACACCTTACACACGACCACGCGCACGGCACGACCCGTCCCCTTGGCAAACTGTCCACAGGTGCACAAAGCCTCCCCGGTTTGATTCGGCACGCATCACCACCACCAGCTTCCCCCAAAACCAAAGGAAGTACGCGTCGTAGAGCCGCATGCCCATCGAGCTGATCACCCTCAGGTTTGTCACTACCTCACTAGCAGGTCGCCTTGGCCCTTGGGTTGGTCGACCGCCGAGCGCAGGCCAGGCCAGGCCGCTGGTGTGTCTTGCCTGCGATGCCCAAGTAGCGGTCCGGGAgtggcaataataaattggttattgttatatcttagtgttcatgataaatatttacaccccatgctataattgtattaacaggaaacattaatacatgtgtgtgttgtgtaaacaaccagagtccctagtaagtctctcatttaactagcttgttgattaatagatgatcatggtttcctgatcatgaacatcggatgttattaataacaagatcatatcattaggtgaatgatgtgatggacacacccatagtaagcatagcataagatcaagtcattaagttcaacttgctataaactttcgatacataattacctagtccttcgaccatgagatcatataaatcacttacaccggaaaaatgctttgattacatcaaacgccattgcgtaaatagaTGGTTATAAATAtgagattaagtattcggaaagtgtgagttgaggcatatggatcaagagtgagatttgtccatcccgatgacggatagatatactctgggccctcttggtggaatgtcatctgattagcttgcaagcatgtgactaggtcacaagagatgacataccatggtacgagtaaagagtacttgtcgataacgaggttgaactaggtatggagataccgatgatcgaacgtcggacatgtaaagtatcgcgtgacaaagggtatcggtatcgtatgtaaatggttcaaatcgatcactgagttatcgttgaatatatgagagctattatggatctccaggtcccgctattagttattgatcggagaggagtctcgatcatgtccacatagttctcgaaccgtagggtgacatacttaaggtttgatgtcgttttaagtagatatgaaatatggaatggagttcgaatgttgttcggagtctcggatgggatccgaaACACCACGaggcggagaataagattcatatatgggaagtcattttcctttGACGGAAGGAAACAATAACATTTTCTTTCATATAGTTAATATGTTGTGTTTGATGGAGTAGGTGTTCTTTTAGGTCgttttttttgtgaaaatttggtACATGAGACAGTTATTTTACGTCGTTTGCTAAAACACACCGTTCATTTATGTCTTTACTAGATACCATTACAATTTTATGGTTATTTGCCAAAACACACCACCTATAAAAAACGAAAAGTTTTGCACTTTTTCTTCAAAACTAGTCATAGCATGATCATTCCAGCCAAAAGTGTAAAATTTTCTTTTTTAGACAGATGGTGTGTCCTAACAAATGTGACATAAAATTGTAATGGTACCGACCAAAACACAACCGGACGGTGTATGTAGCAACATTTCCCTTTTTATATTTTATAGATAGGTTAAAATAATGCATTTGGCGGTTagtatttcatcccatttcccgcTCCAATTCCATCGGCCTGCCTTATCCTCTCTTTGGTTCCTCCTCTTCATCGTCTTCTTACCATGGCCGCGGCCACAGCCATAGCCACGGGCAtcggcaccggcaccggcaccggcaccggcaccggcatGGCCCCTCTCTTCTCCCCCGGCGCCGCCACGGCAGCTCCCTCGATCCGACTAATCATCCCCTCTGCCCTCACCGCTCATTCTCCGCTTCCAGCCCCCACCCGCCGCTCGGGCCgacgccctcgccgccgccgcctcctatcTGCTCCGGCGGTGGCCCGGTCCGATTCCGATGGGGTCCCGGCTCTCTCCCCCTCCCCCTCTTCATCCGGCAACGGCacggccgcctccgcctccgcgctgACGTTCCAGCAGGCCATCCAACGCCTCCAGGAGTACTGGGCCTCCGTCGGATGCGCCGTCATGCAATGCAGTAACACCGAGGTAGGTGCTACTAACCCACCAACTCTTCGGTCATTTGCTTCACCAACATCAGTGGCTGATTCTGTGCTCCAACTCTTGCAGGTTGGAGCAGGGACGATGAATCCTCTGACCTTCCTCAGAGTGCTCGGCCCGGAGCCATGGAACGTCGCGTGAGTCCACACCTTACATACGCATTGCAATGCACAGCGTTGCTGAACAAATGCTTACTACACCTGCAAGAATGTTTTGCTCCGATTCTAACTTGTTATTAACACTTAATGCTCTCTTCAAGTTATGTGGAACCTAGCGTGAGGCCAGATGATAGCCGCTACGGCGACAATCCTAATAGGCTTCAACGCCACACGCAGTTCCAGGTTCACTGCCCTGCCCCCCAAACGCTTCTATCCTGTTCATTTGATCGGTCCGTTCTAAAACCACTACTGATTGCTGGCTATGCGTCGCATTTCTCCCTATCATGCCTGACCTATAGGTGATTTTGAAGCCGGATCCAGGGAATTCACAGGATCTCTTTCTGCATAGCCTGTCAGCATTAGGTATTACTGCTTCTGAATCTCACATGGCCTTAGTTCTTCTATCCAGCACATTATCGAACCAATGAAGATTGCTTGGTAATAACTGTTTTTGTCTCAGGTATCAATGTTTGTGAACATGACATCCGTTTTGTCGAAGACAACTGGGAGAGTCCAGTGAAGTTCTTCCCCCCCTTTTTTTCCAGTCATATTCTTCTATATCTACACTACACATTTTCTAATTGTATGATGAAAAATAATACTCCATATCCCCGCGCAGTCAGCCATTGCCGCAACCAACTAGTACGTCTCCAGTGTGTTATTTTTATTGATTGATGTTTCTTCCCTGTTATTGACAGGTTCTTGGTGCTTGGGGATTGGGCTGGGAGGTTTGGATGGATGGCATGGAAATCACACAATTCACATATTTTCAGCAGGTAATTAAACCTAATCAATTTTGTACAAATCATGTGCATTTCTTTATTGTTGCTGGAAGTTTCTCAAATACATTCTAATTTGGATTCTTATAAAGCTTATTGACATTTCATCACTGTAGTCAGGAAGTCTTCCCTTGCTGCCAGTTTCTGTCGAAATTACATATGGACTTGAACGTATCCTCATGTCACTTCAGGTAAGTCCAGTAGTGGCTGTATGTCTTTCTTCCATATAAGTTGTACATGCAGAGTGCTCAGCACAGTTCCATTTATTTTCTAGATCATGCCTCCTTTATCTGCATACGCACATGTGGAAATCCATTTTCTTTTACATTATAGAAGATCTATTAGACCAATCACAATTCTCTTTTAAGTTCTTTCCGCCTTACTCTGCTAGGTCATATGCACATTGAAAGAGCTGACCTACTTTGTTTTAGATGTTCTGACAGGGAGTAGATCATTTCAAAAAGATACAATACACAGAAGGAATTACGTATGGAGAACTATTCCTTGAGAATGAGTATGTTTTCTTTGGAAGCTATGTGTACTTTCtctttctctttagcattttacgTGCTATGCTTCACTATTCCAGTCCTCATTTTTCTCATCTGTCATGATTGTAAATGCTGTGAAATGTCATTGTTGTCCTTGTTGAATTAGATGAATTGGCAAGTGTCATCGCTCCAGTCTATTACGAGCTATGCTTGGATTTCACAATCTCATATCTGGTTTCCTGATGCAGGAAAGAGATGAGTGCATATTATTTGGAGCAAGCAAATGTTGATCACATTCAAAAGCACTTCGACGATTTTGAAGTAGAGGCTCGCTCTTTATTATCAATTGGGCTGCCAATTCCTGCGTATGCTTGACTGATAtatcttcttcttttttcttggatACTTTTTGAAATTGTTAAGATTGATAAGCTTGTCTTTGATTTGGAATGGATTAGGTATGACCAGGTTCTGAAGGCCTCTCATGCTTTTAATATTTTAGATTCTAGAGGCTTTGTTGGTGTAACTGAGCGCGCAAGATATTTTGGTCGCATGCGGAGGTGCGGAATTATTTTTGCTGGTTTCTTTTTATGTGTTTACTTATCATTGAATCCTGGAAATTTTCTGTTCATCTATATGGCAGAAGTGTAAACTAGCAtcgtgtttcttcttcttttccagCAATGTGAATTTGCAACTTACAGTTGACATTTCTTTCTTCATACCATTTCCCGATAATTAGGAGATATTGATGTGGTCATTTTGTCTTTATTCACTTATATAACTCTACTTTAGTAACAAATGTAGAGTGCACCATCTCTCTCTCTGTCTGAGGTTTATCAGTCCACATTTTTCTGCAAGTTTATGAAGACTTTTCTCACTACAACAAAATTTACTTATTACCTAACCTCATAGAAGTTGGCTTTTGAAGTTTTGAGTTAGTTGCATTCATGTTATATTTTTCTTGTTCGTGTTTTACCACTCATTATTCTTGGTTGATGTTCCTCCAGTAAGTTGCCTTCTTTTAGCTTTTGTATTTTAACAGAAACAAAATTCTAATCTTGCTGACTCTTATTTTTGCAGTCTTGCTCGCCAATGCTCTCAGCTTTGGTTGAAAACACGAGAGGACATTGGTTATCCATTGGGCACTTACCAAGAGGCTAATCTTATCTATCCCCATAACTCTGAAAATCTTAGTAGAAAGGTATTTTGTTTACATCGCTATGTATTGAGCTTGTAATTTTGAAACAGATACTGTTGTGAATATACCTGTCACAACATCCATGAAACAGACCCTTGACGTTGGCCTCTTGGTTTCTTCATTTAGGAAGTGCTGGGGCAGGCACAGGCAGAGGCACATGCGTTTGTTCTTGAAATAGGAACAGAAGAGTTGCCACCCCATGATGTGATAGACGCAACTGAACAAGTAAATCTCTAGTTCAACATGGTTTTGCATCCTCATAGAAACAACATGATGACACTTGCTCAAAATCTAAGTTATGACGTGTCTTCCTTTCCCTTTTGATCTTTCCCAGCTTGAGAAATCTCTAGTTCAAATACTAGGAAAGCGTAGACTGAGCCATGGGAAGGTGCACTCTTATGGGACGCCACGGAGATTAGCGGTATCACTATCATCTTGACTCAATTTCATCTTACATCTAATTTCTCAACCAGCTTTCTCAGTGGATTGTTTTATATCATCACATTAGACCCAGGGGCACAGTTTTGATtgagacaaaaaaaaaaaactttgatGAAATCTGATATTAGTGCAAATTGCATGATGGAGAAACATTAAATCAGCCAGTACAGTTATCTGTCCTTTTTTTTAGTAGACAGAGTTAGGAATATGTATGTATTTTTTGTTGTATAAAAATTAATAAAAAAATTATCTGCATTTTAAGAAGAAGCCATCTTTCAAAGAAGCGATATCTTGGTAGATATCTTTTACTCACTATGTTTGTTTTGTGGTTCAACTTTGATTTGCAGATTGTTGTTGAAAATCTTAGTATGAAGCAAATGGAAGAAGAGGTTGAGTTACGTGGTCCACCAGTGTCTAAGGCATTTGACCAAGAGGGAAAACCGAGTAAGGTTAGCTATCCAAAGAGAAGCTGGACTTTTCTCTGGTATCCTTCTGCTGCTTATTTATGGGTTCTCTGGTTATCTGTGCTGTTTTGAATAATTTTTCATTTTATTTAGGCTGATAAGGGACATTTTTTTGGAACTCCTTTTCTCTGTTCTACTTCAGAGCGAGGGATTTCATAAATATTTTTCTCTGTTCCTTTTCAGGCTGCTGAGGGTTTTTGTCGAAAGAATAATGTTCACGTAGATTGCTTATATAGAAGAATCGACGGTATGCAACTTGTGTTTTTTCCTTTAAAAAGTTGGTTGATCTCttctactccctctgatccataatagTTGTCGGGAACTTAGTACAAAAGTCGTACTAACTTAGTACTAAATcgccgacacttattatggattggagggagtacctTTTTTTTTCTGAAGTTTTATCAGCACTTGTGTGTAGCTTATTGGCGAGTGGTTTTGAGCATTCATCTCCTACGTTTCTGCTTTCTGTTTAAACCAACATGTAGAATCACATGTAGCAACAAATCTACCTTAGAATTGATGATCTGAACTTCAGTAAGGTCCCTTGTTGAGTTGTTTTCATTTTCATTGCTCAATTGTTTATTCTGCATAAACTACTCCGTTCAAAAGAAGCATGTTAACTCCGATTTACTACTTTTTCGCAAATAAGTAATTACTTAAATGAAACTCTGATACACTGTATGACTACATTGAGACTCAGCGCTGGACTACTGTTTGTAATTCCTGTTCCGTGAAAAAGTCTGAAGTTTGTTGAGCTTACTTATTTTTCAGGTAAAACAGAATATATATATGCTCGTGTCAAAGAGTCTGCACGTTATGCTGATGAGGTTATTATTTATCCTTTACATTCTTGACAGATAATTATTTGACTATACCAGGCAAAATACTGTAAGTAGGGCCTATTGTTGTTGATAAAAGTATATGATTCCTTGACACTTCCTTCGCCAACAACATTTGCAAGAACTAATAAGGTGTTTATTGAAAATTCTGGGGGTTATAGTTCTGATATTTTGGGTGGTGGGAATGAGAATGATAAACATTTGCTGGAGCAGATAGGCTGTCATGTGGTACCTTTCTGTATTTCTTCTCCAAAAATCAATTTAGACAGATTATGTCTACTTGTTTAGCAACTTGGCAAATCCTCCAGGACACCAGATTAGCAAATTATGTGTTCCAACGCTGAGCACTTACATTGGTTCAATCAGCCAAGCTCCACAGTAAATTTAATGCCATTTCTTGTGCTGACACATTATTATTTAGTTGGATACTTGGATGCGCAACTATAACTGTCTGGCAATAAATTAAATCTCACGCTCAGAACCCAGCACCTAGCACACCCATATTGCAGTCCTTCCAGTACTTATATTTTCTCGGGCCCTTTCAACA
It includes:
- the LOC127316323 gene encoding uncharacterized protein — translated: MSSSSSSSSDGVEGDFIAAFQEEYEEEMLNEEVVPRCRRRREFIRRDRLGAHDRLFEDYFADDCNYPPSYFRRRYRMRRSLFLTIVARLGEYSPYFTQRNDALNRAGFSPLQKCTAALRLLAYGAAADTIDEWLKLARQTSSDCLDRFCEGITECYGETFYRRPTVEDTQRLLAKAEERGFPVAGSNNDLNVHEYHYGYYLADGIYPSWPVFMKGVTLPQNEKQRVFTSAQSAHRKDVECAFGVLKARFNILAVPGRSYSRRTLGLIMRACVILHNMIIDDERGQNLDNIYETVASNVGPAIHHHAPPSLAARIQMDTEMRESPMYTQLQHDLMEHVWANS